A genomic window from Pocillopora verrucosa isolate sample1 chromosome 7, ASM3666991v2, whole genome shotgun sequence includes:
- the LOC131780082 gene encoding mediator of RNA polymerase II transcription subunit 15-like, translating to MSDSGNFHDQEEESETAVNTAKRRGRGRKRTPSKFTSKSKKSKQNNGESKDVLVTPPYTVAQPPHTVPQLPQIVTNPSLPASQQANLLPHLMHITPQHAKTVPQHSQADPQPSNVVSEHLRTALGIPPSETPGARPQPPYPVHTHINAVTQPQLLSTVPQPQHTVPQHLTTGLLSPPTVPQPLESGLQTPNTVPQHLQTRLQSPQILTQHSNTVPQPVVHQAPCAVPQHSQVPHLSPAHGSIEGVTPLPTFFQFTLPSNLYTSPVINSALQTPLQQGVPSALTAPHSSTMSMLSALQDDKLSLILPVLVRMEHKIDQIMAMIGAKSAAGGNGLQIGNQLNMALMGNQSSVPMSESQPTATVADNQTRATSAQKSHQPNQSSFPGMVKHSNPATRETQNRAAMLKQPNAKIMNTNQSNNIPAATPLNTPLRPTLTNNTDNGSASHSTDIEAPSNATSAEAHMINTTPDNEEKVDFEMECQGSGLKPLQSGPFDVSKSLRGISARQRIQLEMAKITEQTLPEDLDFPISRDNLIALQVKSNSTMNFAVRLLRELFTPDELYGRNISGVRGKDQVDPTRVEMIKDILFKIYRTSPADKELLWRYCRKAMDSFLRKMHRPDLVEEQK from the exons ATGTCAGACTCTGGCAACTTTCATGATCAAGAAGAAGAATCTGAAACAGCG gtTAATACGGCTAAGCGAAGAGGGAGAGGAAGGAAGAGAACTCCttcaaaatttacttcaaaG agcAAAAAGTCAAAGCAAAATAATGGAGAAAGCAAGGATGTCTTG GTGACACCTCCATATACTGTGGCTCAACCTCCACATACAGTGCCTCAGCTACCGCAGATTGTTACAAACCCTTCACTGCCAGCATCTCAGCAGGCTAATTTATTACCTCATCTTATGCATATCACTCCTCAGCATGCAAAAACAGTTCCACAGCATTCACAGGCAGATCCACAGCCTTCAAATGTGGTATCTGAGCATCTGCGTACAGCTCTTGGTATCCCACCTTCAGAAACTCCAGGGGCAAGACCTCAGCCACCATATCCAGTACATACACACATAAATGCAGTAACCCAGCCTCAGCTTCTGAGTACAGTACCACAGCCACAGCACACAGTCCCTCAGCATCTGACAACGGGACTACTGTCCCCACCCACAGTACCTCAACCACTAGAATCTGGACTTCAGACCCCAAATACAGTACCACAGCATCTACAAACTAGGCTTCAGTCCCCACAAATCTTAACACAGCATTCAAATACCGTACCTCAGCCTGTAGTTCATCAAGCTCCTTGTGCTGTTCCACAGCATTCACAAGTGCCACATCTGTCTCCAGCTCATGGATCTATTGAAGGAGTAACACCACTTCCAACCTTTTTCCAATTTACTTTGCCTTCCAATCTGTATACTTCACCAGTGATTAACAGTGCTCTGCAAACTCCTCTTCAACAAGGTGTTCCTTCTGCCTTGACAGCCCCTCATTCATCCACCATGAGTATGCTTAGTGCTCTCCAGGATGACAAACTATCCTTGATCCTTCCAGTATTAGTGAGAATGGAGCATAAGATAGATCAGATTATGGCGATGATTGGAGCTAAATCAGCTGCTGGAGGAAATGGGCTGCAAATTGGAAACCAGTTGAATATGGCATTGATGGGAAATCAATCAAGTGTCCCAATGTCTGAAAGCCAGCCAACTGCCACGGTGGCTGACAACCAAACACGTGCAACCTCAGCACAGAAAAGCCACCAGCCAAACCAATCAAGTTTCCCTGGGATGGTAAAGCATTCAAACCCAGCTACAAGAGAAACCCAAAATAGGGCTGCAATGCTAAAGCAACCGAATGCAAAAATAATGAACACCAATCAGTCAAATAATATACCGGCAGCAACACCACTGAACACTCCTCTGCGACCCACCCTAACAAACAATACAGACAATGGATCTGCCTCTCATTCCACAGATATAGAGGCCCCATCTAATGCTACTTCAGCGGAAGCCCATATGATTAATACTACGCCCGACAACGAGGAAAAGGTAGATTTTGAGATGGAATGCCAAGGAAGCGGTCTTAAACCACTACAATCAGGACCTTTCGACGTCTCAAAGTCACTTCGTGGGATCTCAGCTCGTCAACGAATACAGCTTGAAATGGCTAAAATAACCGAACAGACGTTACCGGAAGATTTAGACTTTCCCATATCACGTGACAACCTCATTGCCCTGCAGGTGAAGTCAAATTCCACAATGAATTTCGCTGTCCGATTGTTACGCGAGCTCTTCACGCCAGACGAACTATACGGCAGAAACATTTCTGGGGTCCGAGGAAAAGACCAAGTTGACCCCACCAGGGTAGAAATGATCAAGGAcatattgtttaaaatttatcgCACATCACCGGCAGACAAAGAACTACTGTGGAGGTACTGTCGTAAGGCGATGGATTCATTTTTACGGAAGATGCACCGCCCAGATCTCGTAGAAgaacagaaataa